ggccTGCAGTGCTCTGCAGCATTGCAGGTGTCTCatctttagaaatgttgatatgatacatatgaaatgtacaaatgtaacatatctgtggtttgcagaaatgctctATACAGGCATTTCCTTCTGTCGACTAGGCTGCTCTCTAGTGATAAAGATAAAAACCTCAGAGAGTAAAGTGTTGTGCTGTTTAACATCACAGGCCTCTAATTATACAATACATTAATTGTATATTGTGGTTTTAAATTATATGATTCAAACTGGAAAGATAAGTTTCTGAAAGTATTGTACTCTATGCTCATCACATTTTTGTCAGGGCACAAACACATTGTTGCTTCTGCTGttgaggtttttaccaggaaccTGATGATGGCAGAGGGCTGCTCAAGTGTCACTTAAAGGCTTGCTGTTATCCTCAAGTACAGATTTATGAatgttttatacttttattCCCCCTCTCTTGTTTTTAAACAGGGTTTGGCTGAAACCTGCAAACCTCTGCAACTTCCTCAAATATGATACAACAGAGACAAAGTGGAACAAACAGGATCAATGTGAATCTATGTGTCTGACCTGAGGATCAGTCCAGGCGCCAGGaggaaatgttggcactgtacacttctgcaaacaacaaatatgtgacatttccaggtttcatatgtatcatatcaacctTTCTAAATCGATGTATTAtatgactttgtcatcaggaggtgaaggggatggtggatggcgtgacacctggGCGAGAagtctgccaagctgcagaacactgcagtgtttctagcggctttttaggcacaCACAGCGGTTGTTTTCTGCTGAGACATTACTGCTTTTCCTGCAGAGAGAGTGGCACAGAAAGCAAGtctttttttacagagacatcactgcattccAGGGGTGTGTGCCCCCCAAAACAGGGTACTTAAAACCAAAATATAAtgttttccaaaccataatcaagtggtttttgtgcttaaacctaacacagcgttgttgaaatgtaaagttgaaGCGTATCGACTACAAAATAAGGTCCAAATGTAAagtatcagtggtttgcagacatAAAATGCCAGGATGTTTTCTGGCGAGTGTGTTGTGTGGATAGATGTCTGTCACACAACTCTGTCTATTAGAAAtgacatttgtttgttgttggaaTGCGGATGAGAGGAAAACATGGTAACATTGAATATGAGCCACCTAATGAAGTGCTagcgaaagttcagtcaggaagacaacacttttcatgctcagtccctgccattcactccttgcacacatgctcactcactatctctaggtgtcattgtctgggtaggtaaattgagtcatcagctgattccaaatcaaccaacagcacagcgacacaccttctctgtcagtcgatcatcttactgctcctcattttaaatatagttctttctctgctgtagttCTGCCTTGCTGCTGTCGTGcatgccctccacctccccaacACCACCTAGCCTTATCgaattcatcagcctcatacgtctcagagtcatcagccaccatcaCCACCAATGCCGGGACTTCacggggggatttatcctgctgctgctcagatgtcccttgaTCACAAACTATCCctcctctggtgtccaagcaccaaagacttctgtaaaatcttaatcagcacaaatcatctgttaatctctacactcatattctgtattaaatattatctttacttcattcttctgtgtctcctgattgaactgttGTACGGAGCCCaaagtttttgtgtgtatacctgAATGGAACCTCAGAGTATTCAGTTGTGACACGAAAATGTTGCAGTCACTCATAAAACAACACTTCTTTGACTTCTGTTTTCAAACAGAAATAATTTTCCACATAATTTAATGTGTACTTAAGTCATTTATACATTTGTATTGGTGATTATTAATCTGCATTTTGAGTCTGACGACTGAAAATATAAACCACTCTTATGTCTGTGTTTACATTAAGATTAATTATATAAAGAAACAGATTAGAAATCATGATTAACTGCTAAACTCTGTTAACAGATCTTATTTCTCTGTTCTGACAtttggtagtggtggtggtggtgctggaggaggaggaggaggaggaggaggggtgggtgggggtgggCTCTCAGGATCAGAAATTGTGCTTTTTAAAGTGAAGCATCAGTGAAGTGAAGCAACATATGGTGCTTCCTTTTGGTTTATAGCATCACTGTTCCTCTGCGACACCACTGAGGGGCATTtttatgcaggattttccagAGATGTAGTTTGCATATCAATAACACTTGTTGGTCTTGTGcgtgatgttttttttgcatgttttatactGCTGAGGATTAGTCGACAGCAAATTCCCTCTATGGTAGACAGTTTAGTTGTATTGCACTGGGATGTAGCACTCTTTACTTGTCTGAGCAGCTGCTGATTTTACATCTGCAGCATGGAGACGAATTTGGTGGTTTTCTGTCTGGTTCCTATTGACTGATCTGTTCTGGGACAGAGTAAAAAAGAtaatgaacaaataaattaattcacCTCTAAAACGGGCGGCATTCACTTTGAGTGCTCTGTTTACTTAGCCAGAAATGAAAGGGGTGGCAGAAACAGTGGGCACTGATGATGTTTAGTTGTCCTGCTTACTCACAGGGGAAACTGCAGATTGAGATTTCTGAATGTTTGTAAAACAGAGCTCAACCTTACGCAACACATTCTCCCtatgaccttgtcacatattgacatttggtcttggacttttgctgccttaactttcgtccttgtcctgctgcgtttccccctgacaccgctggttgccgttaaactataatggcaatcGGCTCAAATCATGCCGACGtcaaaggacgcctttttttgatggtttctgatgctgcaagtcactgcccaagtgatggatttcgacgacttcggagtgagaccgggctcccTACGCGGGGTAAATTGTGACACAGACTTTTTTATGCGGTTACACAGGGTCGATCCTTTCGTGCTTCCGGCCAGTTGACCACAATACCACCAAACAGTGACCCACAAAGTTCCACAGAGATTGGAGGTGTTTCAGCTGAGTTCAGTAACAAAGAGTGTTTTTGGCCAATTTAAGTAAATTTCCATGTCATACTTGTTTTTTTGATCACTGAGCTGTCTAGTCACCAAATCCACCCGTATATCAGCTTAACAACGgtcttgttgcctaaaacagAGCACCATTTTGAAATTTGTAACCAACTCCTTAGCTAGGCTAGATAAAATTTCCACACAGCGGGGTTAGTTGTAACACCAGCCTTCTAAAGCCAGTGTTGGGCTGTAACACGCTACAgtaataaaattactttttccagtaatgagcaatgtaactaattactaatgAAATTTCAGtgataatattacagttactcTAAAACCAAACAACTCGTTACAACGTTACTTTTGTTATGACATTGCCAcggacttgaaatacaacagtcacatcagcggactcattttagtaataGTCACGCTGTGCATGCACGTCTACAGCAGCAAATTAGTTGGAAACGTTAACCTTAGCAGTTGGAAATACTCCCATTACTGTAATTTTGtcgggaggaaagatgacaagactAAAACTCGTGTGAAAAACACGTCCTCAAACCTCCGGTCTGAAACACCTCGGCTACTACAACCGACAACACAAcaacgtgaagctccaggatatacaccccaccaaaggtgagccctccttgctcgcagaggtcagctgtaGCCCTGCACTGGCTagacaaccaaaactggattttacgTGTGTACAGCTGCAGCTATAAAGAAGTagtgaagcttgtggctggatatgtggatgaaatgttgctttaTCAGTAACTCTCCATCTTTCAGGCAGAACTTTGGGAAAACACTGGTCACAGGCAACTGAAGACCCCCAGGTAAATAGAAGCTATCTATCCTTAGCTACACTTACTGGcaattaccctgacattcacacagaggcacacacctGAATTTTGGGGAGAAGCACAATTACAGAATTCATGGGGTAAcggaaaagtaatataacgagtagtgtaacgaatcactgttggcagggagtaataagtaaagtaatataattacttttgaaaaggGTAAAGACTAatgagtaatatattacattttcagaGTAACAAGTCCAACACTGCCTATAGCACAGTTTCTCTATTTTTGCCTTTCGAAATTATTTTAAGTTTGAACTAATGTCCTTAATTAGATAAGATATGCTTTGAAATCTAATTTGTAGGTCTCTTATTGACACAGTTTTACAGTCTCGTCAATATTCATACATTCAAtactcatattttgacatgtggaTCTAGGTTACTAAATCTATGTACATCTATCAGTCCAACCATTGAATATGGATGGTAGACTAACAGGTGGATGGAGACCTTTGGTGTATAGATAGAATTGTATTGAATTAAATGTGTTAAACAGACTTTTCCAGGAAGTGTTATCACTCACTCTCTGCCTGTTACACTTAACCCCACCCATGGGGTACGCTGTAACATTTCACTTCCACCACTTCTCAGTACAACTGTAGAAGAAAGAGTTctagaaaaaaacagcaactgttTGTTTGTAGCGGAGATGTGCATGttgtcagaataaaacaaaaaatgaattaatcGCAAACAGTTTTAATGATGACTGatgaataatgaataatgaaacCTCTGTGCATTACTAAAATGTGCATGCATCTCCTTCCAAAATCATTTCTAAAGATAAAGCAGGACAAAAACAGGAGGGTGGGCTGGAGGGCGGATTCAACTGAAAACTGCAAGTGCAGCTGCGTTTAAAGCTCCAGCCTCAGCGAGTCATATGTATCTACGTTACTTGAGGAATGCATGGAGAATAATGCGTTACTTTTTCGGGGGTAAGGACACCGGTTGCCACCCAGCAGTCGTGATGAAGGGCAGAGGAGGCTCGGGTGTGAGACTGCAGCACAGTGCGCAGTGACCGGCTGCATCCACTGGGGGAGGACCGAGCACCGCCTGCACGCGCTGCGGTACATGAACGACTTTCTCACCGAGGCTCtccatcatcacacacacacacgcgcacacacacacacacacacacacacacacacacacacaatgggagGGATACCGGAGTATAGGTAGGGCTACAgcggcagacagacagatgtgtgATGCTCAGACTCAACCATGGGGCCATTTCCCCTCGCCTGCGTGAAGGTAAACTTTTACCCACCATCGCGTCTTCTCGCCGTGACCGTGCGGAGCTGTCATTGATGCCAACTCGCCGCTCGCACACctgcttctctttttcttttttctcttcagtGATAATTGCTGCCAGTATAGCAGGAGCGATGCAGCAGAAACGGGGGCTGAAGTGGCGATAGATCCTGTTGAATTGAGACAAGACGTCGAGACGCAGCCAAAAAGTGTCCTCCTCGGAGTGCGTCAGAGCACGGATGTATATAGTGGATGATATGCTCGCTGGTTGGATACGACGAGGGATTTGTGATATTACCCCCCTAAATCAATACCGAAATTTGGGCAGAAGCGAAGAGCTGCATCCTCACCTAGCCTACCTCCCCCTCATCCTCCAGCAGATTTATTTGTAGGGGGGCTGAGGCGATCTCGTTTGGCCCCTTTTCACATGTAAGTATGAATGTCAGAATGAAGCGAGGCTGTTTTAATGGGCAGGAAATTTCATGCGTAATGTCTGTTGTGAACATAAATGTCTTCCTGCATTCGTTTCCGTGAGTCTACCTCCACCTTcactacataataataataatagtaggcctgataataacaacaacaataataataatatgccTGTGAAGTTTTACCGCCCTTATATCGCAAAAGATGCGTATTATCCTGGACTATGCAGTCGCCAAAACAACGGAcatcaatatgaatatttttttctgcctaaaccaaCTGCTGTTGTCTCTTCTCTTGTGTTTTCCTCGCAGCTCCAGAGAGCGTCAGCGGGGTGAAGTCCTTCACATTCACCGGAGCTCCGAAATATAACAGCAAAAGATCcagtttttttcctctcatcaCATAAAATGGCAACCAGGAGTGACCACGGGGGATCAAAAGACGCATTTGGGCGCAAGAAGCCGCGGTCGTGGAGGATTTAACCACCTGATGGGCACCGGAGACACCGAGGAGAGACTGTTTCAGTTGTAGCTTGTTGACTTGGTGATTTATAATGCTGAACAAATAAAGGGCGCTGCAAGTTTGACACAGAGCGCCTGCGTAACAGGCTATGCCACCGGCCCTCACATTTTTTGGTTATGGTAATGATGTCATAAAATATTTGGAGGCCTGTGCCTGAGCGGGAAGACAGGCTGATCAATATCTCCTATCATGTAAGTAGCCACATGGACTGCTCTCAGCATGGACTTAATTGAGGTGCGTTTGTTGCTCTGACATTCTCATATTCACAACTGATTGGTTGATGCCTCATTTTCTCTGTGTGCGCGCGCCGAGCTGCAACTTTTATCCTCTGGCCTGCATCCACGTCGCCCTGAGGCGGTTACTGTAGCGCTCACGGACCGAACCTCTCATTGACTTAAAATGGAGTTTGCCATGGTGGGTGCGGACGGCGGGTGCAATAGTCACCTGCCGTACGGATATGCCCAAGCTCGCGCACGGGAGAGGGAGCGCGAGAGGGAGCGCCAGGCTGCCCATTCGAGAGCGGCGGCTGCCGCGGCCGCTGCCGAAGGTGGGTCCGGTgcggagggaggaggaggaggaggcggcagCGGTAGCGGCGGTGGTGGCAGCGGCAGCGGCAGTGGTGGCGGCGGCTGCGGCGGCGGCGTGGGGggctccacctccaccttctCCTCGAGCGCTCATCTCCTTAACAACCGCCAGCATCAGTCTCGCGCCGCCTCCTCAGCGAACGCCAACATCAGCAGCGGCGGTACCGCCTCgcgcccctcctcctcctccacctcctcctcgcAGCCGCCACAGCACCAGCAGGAgcccgagcagcagcagcagcagcagcagcagagagttgTCAGAGAGCGGAAAAAGCAGCGCGGCGTCGGACGGTGGAGACGCAACCGGACGACTCTCGGCGGGGACCTGCGCCACTCGGAGCTGGCGCTGCTCGGATCCGAGGAGGACATCATGATAGAGGAGGAAGAGGCCGAGGGagcggaggaagaggaggaggaggaggagggggaccGGGGAAGCAAGAGGTCGAGTTTTCTGTGTAACatggatgatgaggaggagaccGTGTCGCTCACTGACAGGCGCCCTCAGTCCGGATACGAAAATGTTTACAGCGAGTGCGGCTGCTGTGAGAGAGTTGTCATCAACGTGTCGGGACTCAAGTTTGAAACTCAGCTCAAGACTCTCACTCAGTTCCCGGACACTCTCCTGGGAGACCCCGACAAGCGAATCAGGTACTTCGACCCGCTGAGGAACGAATACTTCTTCGATCGGAACCGACCGAGCTTTGACGCCATTCTTTACTATTACCAGTCAGGGGGGCGGTTGAAAAGACCCGTCAACGTCCCGTTTGACATCTTCTCCGAGGAGGTGAAGTTTTATGAACTCGGGGAAGAGGCGATCCTCAAGTTTCGGGAAGATGAGGGTTTTgtcaaagaggaggagaagcctCTCCCGGAGGACGAGTTCAAGCGCCAAATTTGGCTGCTTTTTGAGTATCCGGAGAGCTCGAGCCCTGCCCGGGGCATCGCGGTCGTGTCCGTCCTTGTTATAGTAATTTCTATTGTCATTTTCTGCCTGGAGACGCTGCCAGAGTTCAGGGATGAAAAAGAGTATCTACAGCCACGACACAACTCCACTCAACCTGACCACGGATTTACTCCTTTCAACGACCCGTTTTTCATCGTGGAGACGGTTTGCATCATCTGGTTCTCCTTTGAGATTATAGTCCGCTTCTTTGCGAGTCCGAGCAAACCGGCtttctttaaaaacattatGAACTCAATAGACATTGTATCCATTTTGCCTTATTTCATAACTCTCGGCACGGACCTGGCGCAGCACCAAGGCAACGGGCAGCAGGCGATGAGCTTTGCCATCCTGAGAATAATCCGCCTTGTCAGGGTGTTTCGCATCTTCAAGCTGTCCAGGCACTCCAAGGGGCTGCAGATCCTGGGTCATACCCTGCGCGCCAGCATGAGGGAGCTGGCCCTCCTCATATTCTTCCTGGTCATCGGTGTCATCCTGTTCTCCAGCGCGGTGTACTTCGCCGAGGCGGACGAGCCCACGTCGCAGTTCACGAGCATCCCCGACGCGTTTTGGTGGGCCGTGGTGACCATGACGACGGTGGGCTACGGTGACATGAAGCCCATCACCGTGGGGGGGAAGATAGTGGGCTCCCTGTGCGCCATCGCGGGCGTGTTAACCATCGCGCTCCCGGTGCCGGTCATAGTGTCCAACTTCAACTACTTTTACCACAGGGAGACCGACAACGAGGACCAGACGCCGGTGGTGGAGAGCATGCCCCCGGGGTGCCCGTATTTCCCAGACTTTTTAAGGAAATTCAAAGGCTCGCCGTCGGGCTCCTCTCTGGGTGACAAAGCGGAGTATatggagatggaggagggggTGACGGAGTCGCTTTGCGGGCTGGACAAGAGCCCCAGTAAAGGAAACGGCACAGACATAGGCAGGAAAAACAGTACTAACTCCAAATCCATTCAGACTGACGTGTGATTACAAGTAGagtttcccttttttcttttttccctaaaGAAGAATACACCCTATAAAGACACTGTATGCCTAAGAGCAGGTGGTCCCCATGACACAAGTTTTACGCACGCCACAGAgccccacacacacgcacaaacacacacactcacaggccaCCAATTGGCAGGTTGAAATGTTTCATTTGCTCCATCTCAGACTAGTATCTCCCACAACTTTTAGAGAAGTAAAAATATCATCAATGAGTTTATTAATGAATTCGTCTAACCTGTGCGGGCTTCCAAATCTGACATCAAATTTAAAGTCTACATGACAGGCTATGCATTCGCACTTTATGAGTTTCATCTGTCAATAACAGAGAGGGGGTGGGGACGATGGTTTTGCTGTTAtgcaataaagttaaaaaaaaaatttgtttgCACTAATGTAGAATTTGCGCTGGGTTCGGctgatttttatttcagagaCAGAAACTGTAGGCCATGCAAATGGCAATAATTAAGTCATCCTCTGGCCACTTAGCTGAAGAATGTTTGAGGAACTTCCTCAAAGAGAGCAACCTAATGATATTAATAACCTCTTTCATGCGCtgccagtaaaaaaaataaaaattggaGTCCAATAAAGGAAAAGCCTGAGACAGATAAAAGACTTTTGTTACTGTTCCAACACTTAATATGAACAAAGAGCTCATTGATAAGACACAGCATTTAGCAGTCATCAAATAAACCAGGGCTAGAATTATTTCTATGACATCTACACAAATATGCTTTTCCACACAAAAGCCTTGTGTTGTTGACCCACTATGAGAGCTAAGCACAGGAAACAtctgagttaaaaaaaaatggctggaGAAATGACTTGCCCCGCCAGGTTTTGTATGGACAGGCTTGGAGCCTTGGCGACAACAGTCTCCCCAGTTTCATTTAAACCACCTCAAAATGACAATATCCCTTTACACGGACGCAGATGGAAAGCTATAGCAAAAACGACTCTGTTGTGGAAAACTCCTCGGAGGGGAGCTTGCGAGCAACTTCCTCTCCTGTCCGCTGGACTTCGTGCacaaaatttcttttttttctcaagaggACTATGATTATCTCCGAGCTCAGAGGATCTCCGGGATGTGGATGTCTTCCAAGGTATGTAgcctgtgtgtgacagtgatttGTATCCAGTCGTGATGAAAACAACTCCCGGTGTCACGGGAGAGGAGCCAATAATGATCCTGacaaatgtggagaaatatCCGAGGGatgacaaacacaacaaatgcaACCCTCGCGACACACAGCACATTTAATCATGcctcattttaatattcattttcaACACTTGGTTGACCCCGAGACCAAAGAAATGACGCATGACGACGCGTGCGTAAAATACTGGACGCTGGCCGAATATGGCGCACATTCCAGTCACCATGTGGTCGGTAATGTTTCTCCTGCACAACCTTTGTGCTACACTCAGGGATACTATCCGACAACATTACAAACACCTTCTCATTCATAATAActgtaattatttatttaatgtgacATCAGGTCAGCCTGCTGAGGACAAAGGGAGGTTTACCATGATGGATAATGTGGCTCCTTATTAGTGTCTGAAAAGATGCAGTAGTCAATTTTATATATCTCTGAAAGTGCTGCAGAGTTTACTTCTGTTTTCTGGACTGTCTTCATTGCACTCATATCAACagtttccttgttttgtttctgctctCCAGTTGTCTTATTGATAATATCACCACCTTCCACAGCAGGTGTGACATgatatggagccagagtgtatTGTTTCACTGCAGTTATCCTCCTAGCACCATCATTTTTATGATTTcaaagttatttttttgttgcctgaatCTTTACATGTCATTCTTCAGATATTAAACGTCCATACAAATTTTAAAGACCCCATCTCGGTCAATTTTGCAACTTCAACTGGATGTTTTAGCCTCACCCTGCAGAATTTTACACTAAAGGCTGTTTCCATATTCAagtttctctgtgtctcaccACACAGTAAATCTGAGCAGCAACAGGACAAGTCATTTGAAATATGAAACTTACACAAGTGTGATCTGTGGAAAATGGAGGCCTGAGAGTGGACTTTAAAGGGGAGTAAGAGACTAATTGTGTCCAGCAGTTAAACTTCTGAAATGTAATATGTTTGCGTCTTTATTGATTCTGGATTTTTTAGTGAGGAAAGAGATGTTGTTTCAAGATAAGTAATTGAGTTTTTTATTGaataaaccaacacattctcactccgacctcgtcacatattgacatgtgGTCATGGACTATCCACGTCCACATGCAAAgcgcaaggtaccctgggtgcgttggttgttgatgttctgggacgccgtgtcaagttctgcctgttacatgcattgtctcccTTCAAGACacatttcagttttcacaggaaatttaatgtttacatacattctctttcaaaataaacacactacgttaGCGCAAACAGGCCCAGACCGTGGATATCTTTAGAGGCGATCTCCATTTATTCCTGACAACTCTGACAGCAAGCGGTAAAACAAAATCTTCGTCAATTATGACCATATAACTCGAGCCCCTGCACAAGTTAAGTGACACAAGAATAAGTGTAATACAATAAGCTTAGGCTGAAGAATGAACTTAAAAACAGCTTAACAGCactaaaacacagaaattacTACAAGACCAATATCTCTTACCTCTCACATGGAGCACAACAGCAGAAGGGGGGAGGCAAGGTGGGACACACCACTTTATAGGTGGGGTGCCTTCAAAGGTGAAtgtaggggtacagaaactgagtatcaaacgtgccacatattgactatggaggcctaagtgtgtcaggtaataacaactgaaactaATTTTGTACAATTATAATACTGAATACTGAATACTGGTTTACTTCCTCAAGTTGAGTCAGCAAAAGTATGTGATCAAGttcagaaaacaacatcatggtttggctcaaatAAGTTTGTTATCGTCACATGCAACACTagcatagcatgctacacatgctAGCACACTACATTGTCATTAAAATAAGATGACTGACTTGTTTTTACACAGGAAACATGAATGCCAAAAATAAGTAtggcacactctggctccatatgcatttCAGCCTCTTCAAGATCAAGTGTTGATCATGATTTTGAAAAAGGCCCAAAGGCtgaaacatcaaaataaaagaaatacatgTGGAGCCGGAGAGTGAAACACTTGTTTTCTATAGTCAAGTCTACTGACAGTGATCAGCGCCCTCGTTATAATTCATGGTGTGCGTTACTTCTATATTTTACTCAGGAAACAAACAGCGGCTTCCAGGGTGAAAATCAGGAGTTTGTCTGACCTTGGAGcgcggtctcactccgaagtcatcaaaatctggcGTTTGGGCAGTGGCTTaaggcgtcagaaaccaatgaaaaaaggtgtccttgAACATCGACATGATACGCAGCCGTTTACCATTACAGTTTAACTGGCATCAGGGGAAAACgcggcgggacaaggacaaaagttaaggcggcgaaaatCCGAATGGGGCGGGTGGGGAgtctggtggatgggtccaacaaacacagactttcacctgggaaaACGGTGTTCGCATCCCGTGAGAttctaaagtcaaaccctgttctttttttcctaaacccaatcacgtgtttgttgttgaaggaaaaaaaaaaatcgttaattcgcggtgttgtactgatttattttattttgacagaaacTGTATGTTAaggttaaat
The Epinephelus lanceolatus isolate andai-2023 chromosome 2, ASM4190304v1, whole genome shotgun sequence DNA segment above includes these coding regions:
- the kcna4 gene encoding potassium voltage-gated channel subfamily A member 1, which produces MEFAMVGADGGCNSHLPYGYAQARARERERERERQAAHSRAAAAAAAAEGGSGAEGGGGGGGSGSGGGGSGSGSGGGGCGGGVGGSTSTFSSSAHLLNNRQHQSRAASSANANISSGGTASRPSSSSTSSSQPPQHQQEPEQQQQQQQQRVVRERKKQRGVGRWRRNRTTLGGDLRHSELALLGSEEDIMIEEEEAEGAEEEEEEEEGDRGSKRSSFLCNMDDEEETVSLTDRRPQSGYENVYSECGCCERVVINVSGLKFETQLKTLTQFPDTLLGDPDKRIRYFDPLRNEYFFDRNRPSFDAILYYYQSGGRLKRPVNVPFDIFSEEVKFYELGEEAILKFREDEGFVKEEEKPLPEDEFKRQIWLLFEYPESSSPARGIAVVSVLVIVISIVIFCLETLPEFRDEKEYLQPRHNSTQPDHGFTPFNDPFFIVETVCIIWFSFEIIVRFFASPSKPAFFKNIMNSIDIVSILPYFITLGTDLAQHQGNGQQAMSFAILRIIRLVRVFRIFKLSRHSKGLQILGHTLRASMRELALLIFFLVIGVILFSSAVYFAEADEPTSQFTSIPDAFWWAVVTMTTVGYGDMKPITVGGKIVGSLCAIAGVLTIALPVPVIVSNFNYFYHRETDNEDQTPVVESMPPGCPYFPDFLRKFKGSPSGSSLGDKAEYMEMEEGVTESLCGLDKSPSKGNGTDIGRKNSTNSKSIQTDV